In one window of Candidatus Scalindua sp. DNA:
- a CDS encoding S8 family serine peptidase, with amino-acid sequence MKRVSCVLLLFTMLTPSLSAQTNTSNLDSRSEKVVHPIKLKSRTITPDPSVDATSQSDLSSIDTSTSSNGRVHILLQLDKIPNEEERKDLEEQGIKLLSYVPEFAWVASVPVSSLSDISSVDRVSWLGGLQLQDKVSTDILEGKFGDWHYNVERDEVAVIVHIHKDIALIDGRNVVAQFGGEVRNEVRSIHALTAHVPSSALQTLAQDDRVSYVETAIPALGENNDGQQAADNIDVLQPSPYNTSPTYSLDGSGVGVLVYDGGQVDDHIDFGSRLTHGDAALVKSHATHVAGTIAGDGTNSAVEGGSALQWHGVAPAANIISYGYERNGGTLFYTDIGDIESDWDEAKNIYDADLGTASLGSNVAANGYTCSLHGDYGAASALLDAIVRGSLGGPYIATWAAGNERASWGGDCATWGDGSCGSSYGTIAPPGSAKNPIHVGASNSNDNSIAAFSSWGPTDDGRIKPTITAAGSQTDDDIGVTSTDIGDTYSVKCGTSMATPAVAGIVALMLEQYREEYATSGEFLPSTAKAILMNSASDAGNVGPDYQFGYGLVDAQAAVDTIIDGHFRESTLHSNGEEHEYAVRVLGGTGELQVSLAWDDPAATAYSVTALVNDLDLELISPMGVIHQAWILDPANPVLAATTGTDTLNNQEQVTVNNPEIGVWRVRVRGTVVPTTPQQYSLAATHQLVSMDILEPTSSASQNIGPYDDPGKLLIRLAIKDNHGGPFTIPINPALDLAITIGSEPVNNIILASTVGNEYWLIVNAPTQLAQGCYDLSVSLFDLISDSESNSVCYTEANEEDMILTMDVSGSMGLDSKLDAAKDASQFFITMTDIDDKIGVVSFSWQDPSADNTLVDYPLTAITGNNIKNAASLAVEGLTAGGWTPLGSGMQSANNEMIDKGDPAHEHTIVLLSDGISNRGIDWADDVEDYVPTDTVIHTLGFGPEGDPNEPLLSGMANDHNGMYWRVYTGASASSNSSVASATTNVLADAYRRVAEETLGWQRFWEVSGRGGKPRVFIPKYRIEPLVKPVLTTALSQAEAASLSWSIGIIQPTRPIGPIWPVKPKPTIIRTHSVSVEAGLGVVIFAAHWNQKPSSQGIMSLHRPDGTEVRSTDADVISYRVYGTSSGHEQYVIANPAPGSWKVGVHSLSDPDAEYFVVAETRSDAELILLSPKSLDDGFCTPVPVRVAFVDHQPIMGATVVAQIVKGDGSRMELVLYDDGVHEDGDANDGLYGNTYLPCSSRLIIGKGVTDGSYTSQVKVEAEGVTGFGSLVERSVTESFVRKPLFANIIKEVKNPRLVNPQFLDQKITDRIRLIDKFKFNPQILKPKVMDPDFFQIKKLNPRITEPII; translated from the coding sequence TTGAAAAGAGTATCTTGTGTTTTGTTATTATTTACGATGTTAACACCATCACTTTCTGCTCAAACAAATACCTCTAATTTAGATTCGAGGTCAGAAAAAGTGGTACATCCGATTAAACTTAAGTCAAGGACCATTACGCCTGATCCGTCGGTTGATGCTACAAGTCAATCTGATCTGTCGTCGATTGATACCAGTACTTCAAGTAATGGTCGAGTTCACATTCTTCTTCAATTGGACAAGATTCCAAATGAAGAAGAGAGAAAAGACCTTGAAGAGCAGGGGATCAAGCTTCTCTCGTACGTGCCTGAATTTGCATGGGTTGCAAGTGTACCTGTATCATCTTTGTCAGATATTAGTTCAGTTGATAGGGTGAGTTGGCTGGGTGGACTACAACTACAAGATAAGGTTTCTACAGATATCTTGGAGGGTAAATTTGGTGATTGGCATTACAATGTCGAGCGTGATGAAGTGGCAGTTATAGTCCATATCCATAAGGATATTGCACTTATAGATGGACGCAATGTGGTTGCACAGTTTGGAGGTGAAGTACGCAATGAGGTACGTTCGATCCATGCACTTACTGCACATGTGCCGAGCTCTGCCTTGCAAACCCTGGCGCAGGATGATCGTGTCTCCTATGTAGAAACGGCAATACCGGCCCTTGGTGAAAACAATGATGGTCAGCAGGCTGCAGATAATATTGATGTGCTACAGCCCTCTCCATACAATACTTCACCAACGTACAGTCTGGATGGTAGTGGTGTAGGCGTTCTCGTTTACGACGGTGGACAGGTGGACGACCACATAGACTTTGGAAGTCGTCTGACACACGGTGATGCAGCTTTGGTAAAGAGTCATGCTACACACGTTGCCGGTACTATAGCGGGGGATGGTACAAATAGTGCGGTTGAGGGAGGAAGCGCCTTGCAGTGGCATGGAGTAGCCCCAGCAGCGAATATAATTTCTTACGGTTATGAACGGAATGGAGGTACTCTTTTTTACACCGATATAGGTGATATTGAGAGTGACTGGGATGAGGCCAAAAACATTTATGATGCTGATTTGGGTACAGCATCTCTTGGTTCTAATGTCGCAGCAAACGGATACACGTGTTCACTACATGGAGATTATGGCGCAGCATCTGCACTGCTTGACGCAATCGTAAGGGGGAGCCTTGGAGGACCGTATATTGCAACCTGGGCTGCTGGAAATGAGCGCGCATCTTGGGGAGGAGACTGTGCTACATGGGGCGATGGGAGTTGTGGTTCATCGTACGGGACTATAGCCCCTCCGGGTTCTGCCAAGAATCCGATTCATGTAGGTGCCAGTAATTCAAACGATAATTCGATAGCAGCTTTTTCTTCATGGGGTCCAACAGATGATGGCCGGATTAAACCAACCATTACCGCAGCTGGTTCTCAAACGGATGATGATATAGGAGTTACGTCAACAGATATTGGTGATACCTACAGTGTAAAGTGTGGAACCTCAATGGCAACACCCGCTGTTGCCGGAATCGTTGCCCTTATGCTTGAGCAGTATAGAGAAGAGTATGCAACATCAGGTGAATTTCTACCATCAACAGCAAAGGCCATCCTCATGAATAGTGCATCTGATGCTGGGAACGTGGGCCCAGATTATCAGTTTGGCTACGGATTAGTAGATGCTCAAGCAGCTGTTGATACCATTATTGATGGGCATTTTCGTGAATCAACCCTTCACTCAAATGGCGAGGAGCATGAGTATGCGGTTCGTGTTCTCGGAGGCACAGGTGAGCTTCAGGTTAGCTTAGCGTGGGATGATCCCGCTGCTACTGCATACAGTGTTACTGCACTTGTCAATGATCTTGATCTTGAGTTGATTTCTCCAATGGGAGTTATTCATCAAGCTTGGATCCTTGATCCGGCAAATCCAGTTTTGGCCGCAACAACCGGTACTGATACCTTGAATAATCAAGAGCAGGTTACAGTGAATAATCCGGAAATTGGAGTTTGGCGTGTCCGGGTCAGAGGAACTGTGGTACCAACAACACCGCAACAATATTCACTAGCGGCGACACACCAACTCGTCAGTATGGATATACTTGAGCCGACAAGTAGTGCGAGCCAGAATATTGGTCCGTACGACGATCCGGGAAAGTTGTTAATCCGATTAGCCATCAAGGATAATCATGGTGGACCGTTTACAATTCCAATTAATCCGGCACTTGACCTTGCTATCACCATTGGTAGCGAACCGGTCAATAATATTATCCTAGCGTCAACCGTCGGGAACGAGTATTGGCTCATTGTCAATGCACCGACTCAGCTTGCCCAGGGGTGTTACGATCTTTCTGTCAGCCTCTTTGATCTTATTTCTGATAGTGAATCTAATTCAGTGTGCTATACAGAGGCAAATGAAGAGGACATGATCTTGACTATGGATGTCTCCGGGAGTATGGGCTTGGATAGCAAGCTTGATGCTGCCAAAGATGCCAGCCAATTCTTTATTACGATGACGGACATTGATGATAAGATTGGTGTTGTCTCCTTTTCGTGGCAAGATCCTTCTGCTGATAACACACTGGTTGATTATCCATTAACGGCAATCACCGGTAATAACATCAAGAATGCGGCGAGCCTTGCGGTTGAAGGGTTAACTGCTGGTGGATGGACGCCGCTAGGATCAGGGATGCAGAGTGCGAATAATGAGATGATAGACAAGGGTGATCCGGCACACGAACATACGATCGTGCTCTTGAGTGACGGGATATCTAATCGGGGCATCGATTGGGCGGATGACGTGGAGGATTACGTACCAACAGATACCGTTATCCACACCTTAGGATTTGGTCCGGAAGGTGATCCGAATGAACCTCTCTTGAGCGGTATGGCAAATGACCATAACGGCATGTACTGGAGAGTATATACGGGTGCCAGTGCATCTAGTAATTCCAGTGTTGCATCAGCAACGACCAATGTGCTGGCTGACGCCTATCGTCGTGTGGCCGAGGAGACCCTTGGATGGCAGCGTTTCTGGGAGGTAAGCGGTAGAGGGGGGAAACCGAGAGTATTTATTCCCAAATATCGCATTGAGCCTCTTGTAAAACCGGTTTTAACAACCGCACTTTCGCAGGCAGAAGCGGCAAGCCTATCATGGTCAATTGGAATAATCCAGCCAACAAGGCCAATTGGCCCTATATGGCCGGTTAAGCCAAAACCAACCATCATCAGGACTCACTCGGTTTCTGTTGAGGCAGGTCTTGGAGTTGTAATCTTTGCAGCTCATTGGAATCAGAAACCCAGTAGTCAGGGGATCATGTCACTTCACCGTCCTGACGGAACTGAGGTGAGATCCACCGATGCGGATGTGATAAGTTATCGGGTATATGGGACTTCGAGTGGTCACGAGCAGTATGTCATTGCGAATCCTGCGCCTGGTTCCTGGAAAGTAGGTGTACATAGTCTGAGTGATCCGGATGCAGAGTACTTTGTTGTGGCAGAGACACGCTCGGATGCAGAATTGATTCTCCTTTCACCAAAGTCACTGGATGATGGATTCTGCACTCCGGTTCCTGTTCGCGTTGCTTTTGTTGATCATCAGCCCATCATGGGAGCAACGGTTGTGGCACAGATCGTTAAAGGGGATGGTTCACGAATGGAGTTGGTCTTGTACGATGACGGGGTTCATGAAGATGGAGACGCCAACGATGGACTCTACGGTAACACCTACCTGCCATGTTCATCAAGGCTGATCATAGGAAAGGGTGTTACGGATGGATCATATACGAGTCAGGTTAAGGTTGAGGCTGAAGGAGTAACCGGTTTCGGTTCTCTGGTTGAGAGGTCTGTAACTGAAAGCTTTGTTCGCAAACCACTCTTTGCAAATATAATTAAAGAGGTTAAGAATCCTCGTTTGGTAAATCCTCAGTTTTTAGATCAGAAGATTACCGATCGGATAAGACTGATTGATAAGTTTAAGTTTAATCCACAGATTCTCAAGCCGAAAGTTATGGATCCGGATTTTTTTCAAATTAAAAAGCTTAATCCTCGAATCACCGAGCCTATCATCTGA
- a CDS encoding MBL fold metallo-hydrolase — protein sequence MSGKMYIRFWGVRGSIATPGKGTVKYGGNTSCIEVRCGDEILILDAGTGIRELGSKLLKEEPRHINILFSHFHYDHIEGFPFFGPIFNKDYSITLIGRSKLDGTLEQLFATQLMFPYFPRTLKELDANIGFHEVNKKNSFRVGDITIKLCHLRHPGDCLAYRIEYRGNSVVYATDTEHSDRIDLALLHLASCADVLVYDCNFTDEEYSGIVGAPKVGWGHSTWSQGVKMARAAKVKKLILFHHDPSHDDWCIDRLESKAQKGFRGAYAAFEGMEIAF from the coding sequence ATGTCAGGGAAAATGTATATTCGGTTCTGGGGTGTAAGGGGAAGCATCGCAACACCAGGGAAAGGTACCGTTAAATATGGGGGCAATACCTCCTGTATTGAAGTGAGGTGCGGTGACGAAATACTGATTCTGGATGCAGGTACCGGCATAAGGGAATTAGGCAGTAAACTACTCAAAGAGGAACCGCGACACATAAACATCCTGTTTTCACATTTTCACTATGACCATATAGAAGGGTTTCCTTTCTTTGGTCCAATATTTAATAAGGATTATTCAATTACCTTGATAGGCAGATCAAAACTTGATGGAACATTAGAACAGCTGTTTGCCACACAGTTGATGTTTCCCTATTTTCCTCGCACATTGAAAGAGCTGGATGCAAATATAGGGTTTCATGAGGTAAACAAAAAGAACAGTTTTCGTGTTGGAGATATTACCATCAAGCTTTGCCACCTGAGACATCCTGGAGACTGCTTGGCGTACCGAATTGAGTATAGGGGAAACTCTGTTGTCTACGCCACCGATACTGAACATTCTGATCGAATAGATCTCGCGTTACTTCACCTCGCATCATGTGCTGATGTTCTTGTGTACGACTGCAATTTTACCGATGAGGAATATTCAGGGATAGTCGGTGCTCCAAAGGTCGGATGGGGCCATTCCACCTGGTCTCAGGGGGTAAAAATGGCCAGGGCGGCAAAGGTGAAGAAATTGATTTTATTTCATCATGACCCTTCACATGATGACTGGTGTATCGACAGGTTGGAAAGCAAGGCACAGAAAGGATTCAGGGGGGCGTACGCTGCCTTTGAAGGTATGGAAATAGCGTTTTAG
- a CDS encoding DUF3536 domain-containing protein — protein sequence MKKYMCLHGHFYQPPRENPSLESIDTQESAFPYHDWNERINRECYAPNAFTRIFDGDGNITRLVNNYEKISFNFGPTLLSWIQKYSPYLYQSILEADKLSIKRFSGHGNAIAQAYNHMIMPLANRQDKITQIIWGITDFKKRFGRKPEGMWLPETAVDRETLEIMSEQGIKFTILSPRQAERVKPMEESTWRDVSDESIDTTMPYLFKFPTGRGINIFFYNGGISHNIAFGEILKNGNDLASCLLDASDNGKGPTGIIHVATDGETFGHHHTFGEMALVYCFDHIESNNLAEITNYGNYLEKYPPTHQVEIIDNSSWSCVHGVERWRGDCGCNSGMNSESSQKWREPLRNAMDWLRDTLVTVFTEGTSKYFKDPWDVRNAYVEVILDRSPESREAFLERHTVKALTGEEVVKALKFLEIQRNAMLMYTSCGWFFDDISGVETIQIMQYASRAMQYAEELQDISLEAEFLRHLDKAPSNVFKSGAEVYEIFVTPEKSDLYRVAGQYCVSSLFEKYPEKGEMYCYTVKKELCEMIDSGKQRLTVGRVKIISNITGEEKTVSCAALYRGDHGVTAGVRDFAGDDGFSRMQKRVKRCFEKGDISEVIKLIHKHFDGHLYSLRDLCKEKQEKILNQIIQVKCDEVETAYRQIYENSGILDHFHRLLQPLPSPFFKAAEYIINADLKKIFEVEEVDCERLKNLIDEANSWGVDIESAGIEAVVSSWISSVMEGLNDYSEDIRKLDTINTVLDLIKPLLLPLDLWKAQNVYFSIKEREFNVLKVNSESGDHVAGRWLELFLKLSSHLKIKE from the coding sequence ATGAAAAAATACATGTGTCTCCATGGCCATTTTTATCAACCTCCCAGAGAGAATCCGTCTCTTGAGAGCATAGATACGCAGGAATCTGCTTTCCCGTACCATGACTGGAACGAGAGAATCAACAGGGAGTGTTATGCCCCGAATGCTTTTACGAGAATTTTCGATGGTGACGGGAACATTACACGCCTTGTTAATAATTATGAAAAAATAAGCTTTAATTTCGGCCCGACACTTCTGAGCTGGATTCAAAAGTATTCACCTTATTTGTATCAATCTATATTAGAGGCAGATAAATTAAGCATCAAAAGGTTTTCAGGCCATGGGAACGCAATTGCTCAGGCGTATAATCACATGATAATGCCTCTGGCAAACCGTCAGGATAAAATTACTCAGATAATCTGGGGGATCACTGATTTCAAAAAGAGATTTGGGAGAAAACCTGAGGGGATGTGGCTTCCGGAGACTGCGGTAGATAGGGAGACACTTGAGATCATGAGTGAACAGGGGATCAAATTCACCATCCTTTCACCCCGGCAGGCAGAAAGAGTGAAACCCATGGAAGAGAGTACCTGGCGTGATGTGTCAGATGAGTCGATTGATACAACAATGCCCTATCTTTTCAAATTTCCCACAGGGAGGGGGATTAACATATTTTTCTATAATGGAGGCATATCTCACAACATAGCCTTTGGAGAAATTCTAAAAAACGGTAATGATCTTGCCAGTTGTCTCCTTGACGCATCAGACAATGGTAAGGGACCCACCGGTATTATCCATGTCGCAACCGACGGAGAGACCTTTGGCCATCATCATACATTTGGTGAGATGGCACTTGTCTACTGTTTCGATCATATTGAGTCAAATAATCTTGCCGAGATAACCAACTACGGTAATTATCTTGAGAAATATCCACCAACTCACCAGGTTGAGATAATTGATAATTCCTCATGGAGTTGTGTTCATGGTGTTGAAAGATGGAGAGGTGATTGCGGCTGTAACTCCGGTATGAACAGTGAGTCGTCTCAAAAGTGGAGGGAGCCGTTACGCAATGCGATGGACTGGTTGAGGGACACCCTTGTTACGGTATTTACAGAAGGGACCTCAAAATATTTTAAGGACCCATGGGATGTGAGAAACGCGTATGTTGAGGTTATTCTTGATAGATCACCTGAGAGCAGAGAGGCTTTTTTGGAGAGGCATACGGTAAAGGCTCTTACAGGGGAAGAGGTGGTAAAGGCCCTTAAATTTCTTGAAATCCAGAGAAATGCCATGTTGATGTATACGAGTTGCGGATGGTTCTTTGATGATATATCCGGAGTAGAGACTATCCAGATAATGCAGTATGCCTCCAGGGCGATGCAGTATGCGGAGGAGTTGCAAGATATCTCTCTAGAAGCTGAGTTTTTAAGACATCTGGATAAGGCCCCGAGTAACGTATTCAAAAGCGGTGCTGAGGTGTATGAGATATTTGTCACACCGGAAAAGAGTGACCTCTACAGGGTGGCAGGTCAATATTGTGTATCTTCGCTCTTTGAGAAGTATCCTGAAAAAGGAGAGATGTACTGTTACACGGTAAAGAAAGAGTTGTGTGAAATGATTGATTCAGGCAAACAGAGGTTGACCGTGGGAAGGGTAAAAATAATCTCCAATATTACAGGAGAGGAAAAAACTGTCTCTTGCGCTGCCTTATACCGGGGAGACCATGGTGTCACGGCAGGGGTAAGAGATTTTGCCGGAGACGATGGGTTTTCGCGTATGCAGAAAAGGGTAAAGAGGTGTTTCGAAAAGGGTGATATTTCAGAAGTAATAAAGCTTATCCATAAACACTTCGATGGGCATCTCTATTCTCTGAGAGATCTTTGTAAGGAAAAACAGGAAAAGATCTTAAATCAGATAATCCAGGTGAAATGTGATGAAGTAGAAACCGCATATCGTCAGATATATGAAAACAGCGGGATACTGGATCATTTCCACAGATTACTACAACCGCTTCCGAGCCCTTTTTTTAAAGCAGCTGAATATATTATTAATGCAGACCTGAAAAAGATATTTGAAGTGGAGGAAGTGGATTGTGAAAGGCTGAAGAATCTGATAGATGAAGCGAATAGTTGGGGCGTAGATATTGAATCTGCTGGTATCGAAGCTGTTGTGAGCTCCTGGATAAGTTCTGTTATGGAAGGGCTGAATGATTATTCGGAAGATATACGGAAACTTGATACCATTAACACGGTTCTGGACCTGATTAAGCCTCTGTTATTACCACTGGATTTATGGAAGGCCCAGAATGTATATTTCTCCATTAAAGAGAGAGAGTTCAATGTGTTGAAGGTGAATTCGGAGAGTGGGGACCATGTTGCAGGAAGATGGCTGGAGTTATTTCTCAAGTTGAGCTCTCATTTAAAGATAAAGGAGTAA
- a CDS encoding transposase, producing MHRRLKRDGERLQGLRKEYGEEKFHRRLARLENRLEELLRWHNPDNVLGNIIDKVRRQQPRILTFVRHPEVPCHNNFAEYLIRIGVLKRKISGGSKSEAGAKAYAVLLSIFTTCKLRKIPFMCFLKESLKHYIRTGKPLLLKESAEVETLKMAV from the coding sequence TTGCATAGGAGATTAAAAAGAGATGGTGAACGTTTGCAAGGTTTGCGCAAGGAGTACGGGGAAGAGAAATTCCACAGACGTCTTGCAAGATTAGAAAACCGACTGGAAGAACTACTGAGATGGCACAATCCAGACAACGTACTCGGAAACATAATTGACAAAGTCAGAAGGCAGCAACCTCGCATCTTGACATTTGTTCGTCACCCTGAAGTGCCTTGCCACAACAACTTTGCAGAGTACTTGATACGCATAGGGGTTCTCAAGCGTAAGATATCGGGTGGAAGTAAATCAGAGGCGGGAGCAAAGGCTTACGCAGTGTTACTTTCAATTTTTACAACGTGCAAATTGCGAAAAATACCCTTTATGTGTTTTCTTAAAGAAAGCTTAAAGCACTATATAAGAACTGGAAAGCCCTTGTTATTAAAAGAATCTGCAGAGGTTGAAACACTTAAGATGGCTGTCTAA
- a CDS encoding sigma 54-interacting transcriptional regulator: MGYVNKITSLDSKDVIKNKDLTKTRLHSILKAITIINSKLDLNHVLKQVIQHALRLTNSVAASIILETDSENDLVIAYSTDLKSKIRFPRKKSIAGSCMDTGQIKVIYEPKNPQQKEIERLAGFKTKSILSVPLSIKGKTIGCIQLINKQDNSLFNDEDITVAAIMSNLAAVSIRNAEVHEKLQTTNLALQSQLPSGDRVIGLNKEVQRIFKAINKLKDTSSTVMILGESGTGKGVLARAIHEQSNRKLHPFITVNCSTFSQTLLESELFGHEKGAFTGADKLKKGRFELAYGGTIFLDEIGEMDKSLQTKLLRVLQEKEFERVGGTETLTTNVRIIAATNTDLEKALEQNSFRRDLYYRLKVIVFNLPPLRERKEDIPNFAKFFLQKYRNELNKPIREFDNESMNALQGYEYPGNIRELENIVERAIVLAEDEVIHISDLPDEIKHRKYRTSTPVMITEKTVSFCKTEKDTILKTLHECAWNQSMTARLLGITRNQLRYRLRKYQLTEPENNQLGTVIP; encoded by the coding sequence ATGGGATATGTAAACAAAATAACAAGTTTAGACTCGAAAGATGTTATCAAAAATAAGGACTTAACAAAAACACGTTTACACAGCATCCTTAAAGCAATCACTATCATTAATTCCAAACTTGATTTAAACCATGTATTAAAACAGGTAATTCAGCATGCATTACGACTAACAAATTCTGTTGCCGCATCCATTATACTTGAAACCGATTCTGAGAATGATCTTGTTATCGCTTACTCGACTGATTTAAAATCAAAGATACGATTTCCCAGAAAGAAAAGTATTGCCGGCTCTTGTATGGATACGGGGCAAATAAAGGTTATTTACGAGCCCAAGAACCCTCAACAAAAAGAAATTGAGAGACTTGCCGGCTTTAAAACGAAAAGTATCTTATCTGTGCCGTTGAGTATTAAGGGTAAGACCATAGGTTGCATTCAATTGATAAATAAACAAGATAACTCTCTTTTTAACGACGAAGATATCACCGTTGCAGCCATAATGAGTAATCTTGCCGCTGTATCAATAAGGAATGCCGAAGTTCATGAGAAACTGCAGACTACTAATTTAGCCTTGCAATCTCAACTCCCCTCAGGCGATAGGGTCATCGGCTTAAACAAAGAAGTGCAAAGGATTTTCAAAGCCATCAACAAACTGAAAGATACAAGCAGCACCGTCATGATTCTTGGAGAATCTGGTACCGGAAAGGGGGTCCTTGCACGAGCGATTCATGAACAGAGTAACAGGAAGCTTCACCCTTTTATTACGGTTAACTGCTCAACGTTTTCACAAACACTACTTGAAAGCGAGCTCTTCGGGCATGAAAAAGGAGCTTTTACGGGAGCTGACAAATTAAAGAAAGGGAGATTTGAACTTGCCTATGGAGGAACAATCTTTTTGGATGAAATTGGAGAAATGGATAAGTCACTCCAAACAAAACTTTTGAGGGTTCTTCAGGAAAAAGAGTTTGAACGGGTGGGAGGCACAGAAACTTTAACAACAAACGTCCGCATAATAGCTGCAACGAATACCGATCTGGAAAAAGCATTAGAGCAGAATTCATTCAGAAGAGACCTTTACTATAGGCTGAAGGTCATTGTCTTCAATTTGCCTCCATTAAGAGAGAGAAAGGAAGATATACCAAATTTTGCGAAATTTTTTCTTCAAAAGTACCGTAACGAACTTAATAAACCAATACGGGAATTTGATAATGAGAGTATGAATGCCTTACAAGGATACGAGTATCCCGGGAATATCAGAGAATTGGAAAATATCGTAGAGAGAGCAATAGTTTTGGCTGAGGATGAAGTTATCCACATAAGTGATTTGCCTGATGAAATTAAACATAGAAAGTATAGAACGAGCACACCAGTTATGATAACCGAAAAGACGGTGTCTTTTTGTAAGACGGAGAAGGACACAATCCTTAAGACATTGCACGAGTGCGCATGGAATCAAAGCATGACAGCGCGGTTATTAGGAATTACCCGTAACCAGTTACGGTATCGCTTAAGAAAATATCAGCTGACTGAGCCAGAGAACAACCAATTGGGTACGGTTATACCTTGA
- the malQ gene encoding 4-alpha-glucanotransferase: MAGVISQVELSFKDKGVNVDSRGSGILLHITSLPSSYGIGDLGQAAYTFVDFLGETGQSYWQILPLNLTCIHYGNSPYSSYSAFAGNPLLVSPEQMVEEGFLLQSDIVNHPTFPAKKVNYQKVTGYKYKILSIAYERSKATLQKDPEFQRFCRENSSWLDDYVLFMALKEYFQGVEWCNWPDGLRDRRAGVINEWQHKLKESVVRLRFFQYLFFRQWYTLKEYCSKRNIQIIGDVPIYVNYDSSDVWAHQEIFKLDENRRPLFVTGVPPDYFSSTGQLWGHPVYDWNVLKDNRYVWWIKRIEHNVKLFHLFRLDHFRGFVGYWEIPAHEKNAINGKWEKSPAKDFFRTLLKHFPFLPIIAEDLGVITPDVRDITNLFGFPGMRVLLFAFGEDVSTNPYAPHNYIRNCVAYTGTHDNNTIKGWFHREADAECKKRLSLYVGHNVSENSVHWELIRLAMGSVADLVIIPMQDFLGLGEAARMNLPSSPKGNWEWRFTKEKITPSLLKKLAEITRIYGRA, translated from the coding sequence ATGGCTGGAGTTATTTCTCAAGTTGAGCTCTCATTTAAAGATAAAGGAGTAAACGTGGATAGTCGAGGGAGTGGGATACTGCTCCATATAACATCACTTCCGTCATCTTACGGTATTGGAGATCTGGGACAGGCTGCATATACATTTGTTGATTTTCTTGGGGAAACCGGGCAGAGTTACTGGCAGATATTACCATTAAATCTGACGTGTATTCACTATGGCAATTCTCCTTACAGCAGCTATTCAGCCTTCGCCGGGAATCCGCTTCTGGTATCACCTGAGCAGATGGTGGAGGAAGGATTCCTTTTACAATCTGATATAGTTAACCACCCCACATTTCCCGCGAAAAAGGTGAATTACCAGAAAGTAACCGGGTACAAATATAAAATTCTTTCGATAGCGTATGAAAGAAGCAAAGCGACTTTGCAGAAAGACCCTGAATTCCAGAGATTCTGTCGTGAGAACTCTTCCTGGCTTGATGATTATGTCCTCTTTATGGCTCTGAAGGAGTATTTTCAGGGAGTTGAATGGTGTAATTGGCCGGATGGTTTGAGGGATAGAAGGGCAGGGGTCATAAATGAGTGGCAGCATAAATTAAAGGAATCAGTTGTAAGGCTGAGGTTCTTTCAATACCTGTTTTTCAGGCAGTGGTATACGCTTAAAGAGTATTGCAGCAAGAGAAATATTCAGATAATAGGCGATGTTCCCATTTACGTAAATTATGACAGTTCTGATGTATGGGCACATCAGGAGATTTTCAAGCTGGATGAAAACAGGAGACCTCTCTTTGTTACGGGGGTGCCTCCCGATTATTTTAGTTCGACTGGCCAGTTGTGGGGGCACCCCGTTTATGATTGGAATGTTCTTAAGGATAACCGCTATGTGTGGTGGATAAAGCGGATTGAGCACAACGTAAAACTGTTCCATCTGTTCAGGCTTGACCACTTCAGGGGGTTTGTAGGGTACTGGGAGATACCGGCACACGAAAAAAACGCAATAAATGGAAAATGGGAGAAATCTCCCGCAAAAGACTTTTTCAGGACCCTCCTTAAACACTTTCCTTTTCTCCCGATAATTGCTGAAGATCTTGGTGTTATTACCCCAGATGTAAGAGATATCACCAATCTATTTGGTTTTCCGGGTATGAGAGTCCTCCTCTTTGCGTTTGGTGAAGACGTTTCAACGAACCCTTACGCACCTCACAATTACATAAGGAACTGCGTAGCGTATACGGGAACTCATGATAACAACACGATTAAGGGGTGGTTTCATAGAGAGGCTGATGCTGAATGCAAAAAAAGACTTTCTCTTTATGTTGGACATAACGTCTCAGAAAACAGTGTTCATTGGGAACTGATACGGCTTGCTATGGGATCCGTTGCCGACCTGGTGATCATTCCGATGCAGGATTTTCTGGGGCTCGGTGAAGCAGCAAGGATGAATCTGCCTTCAAGCCCGAAGGGGAACTGGGAGTGGAGATTTACGAAGGAAAAGATAACCCCATCCCTTCTCAAAAAACTTGCGGAGATCACGAGGATATACGGGAGGGCGTAA